The Malus sylvestris chromosome 8, drMalSylv7.2, whole genome shotgun sequence genomic interval CAAGCTTAAGAAGAGTAGGATGAGGAAAATTGAGTATAACCTTCTCACAGTGCCTACACTGTTGTTCAAAGCTGAGGTGCTGTGCAATAGATTTTGTTCTTAGTTTGGCGATTTTCGCGTTGTTAACCCAACTTTGAGTAAAGCTACTGAAAGCAAAATCACACAAAGAATATTTAGAGGGAATTCATGAACtgaatgaaaacaaaagatagaaatGAATTGTTAACGAGCCTCGAATCACCGTCATCTTGCATTCTCAATAGGGTCTGAATTCCTGCACAGCTACTGTGGCCAATGACTAATATATTCTCAACCTGAAGTCAGCCACAAACAATTTTCTTCTCAAGGAAAGTAAACAGAAAAGTACTCGTGTGAGAAGATGCAAGAAGTGGAATGGGGGTCACTAATTTTTAACCTTTGTTTCGCTCCCAAACCTATTTGCAAATGTATCGGTAATTTGGTATAGAAACGAACAATTTTTGGCCTTTCCTTTTAGAAGATACGATAATGTGTTGAGacgaaattaagaaaaatttcaGTTTTTGGAAAGAACATCTTGGATTGACGAATCTCCCTTCATACGACATTTGTAATAAACCATGGTCAAGATATAAATATACATAGATGGAGGGACTAGAGAGAGCAAGACGACCTACTTGAAGAGTATTTACTGCAAACTCAAGGGCGGCATTAGTTTCTGATGTTCCATACTGCAAAAGAGACCAAGGTTGATCCGAAGAATTCGATTGTGTATGTGTTTAGATTCGAGATAATATAAAAGGACAGACGAAAGATAAGCCAAATACCTCAAATGgggggacaaggtttgctacaTTTCTAACCATGAAAGCTTCCCCTGGTTGAAACCCTAGGATATTAGAGGGACAAACCCTAGAGTCTGCACAAGCAATCACCATGAACTGTTTTCGAACAATTTTAAGTTTATATATGGAAATATCCCAATTCCTTTGTAAATAATCAAACAAAAGCAGAATGTGTATAATAAACAAGATTAAGAGAATATAATTACCTTGGGTGCTTGTACTTGAGCTAGGGTTTGGAAATGCTCTGACTCTTTCCTGttcaatattatatttaccttacAGTTACAGACCACCACCAATGTGTATATGCAAGCAACTTGTGTAAACACTTTTAACTGCTACTTACAAAAATTTGTGCTTTTTAAAACTCAGAAACCTCTCTTTCATCGCTACAAACGAGTCCATCCCATCCTTGGCTTTCGATACATTTTCTACTTTAAATTTTGTACATTCACGAGCAAGATCCTCGGAATCATTTGATGCCTCCGGCCTTAGAACTGGGTTGTTTCTACAAATGGAAAAAGCTCATTGTATATAGCACTTATAGTGGGAAGCTCTTAGTGGCACAATTTTAGGTCTAAAACATACAAAATTACAGTACAAAGTTTGGACTGCAAGTCAAGGGGATCAGATGATCAATGTTCAGTAATATTTTTATGCTTACTTGATCGAAGGCGGAAATTCGACAGGGATGCCTTCAACTTGTGCAGAATTTGTCTAAGAAATTTTCATAAATTCATGTAACAAAATCTGGTACGATCAGTAAGGAATACATTTTTGAGAAAAGGGATGAATGCATGATTCATGAGAGGCTGAAAGTAGGACCTTGTTTGGAAAAGATGATTTTCTGTGAATTTGAGCTAGAGAGGAATTGGTTAAACCAGAAAAGAGTGAGCAGCAGCCAAACGAGTCTCTACAAACCAGTGCTGGAATCATCCAACGAGCGAATTTTGAGGCTGTGTTAATTGAGAGAAAAGAATTATTTGCAGCCAAACAGAGACCAATGAAATAAACAGGTGACGCTGGTTGAGATGATGAAACTTACGGATTGGCCACACCATCTCTCTTCCCGCCTTCAGCATTTGTTGGAAGCTCCAAAAGATGAGTTTGGCAAACAAGTATTTCAAGAAACGATTTatttgataaataaataaataaataaacgtgAATACAATAAAGAAAAAGGCATTAATCTTATCCAATGCCACCTATCAGTGATTCAGTAGTTGTCATCCACAGTTGGAATAATGGTGCCTACTTGGAAAGAGAACATGAAAATTACAAACGATATTTTCTTGACGTGTACGAGtatgtactctctctctctctctctctctcgtagaGTTGGCAAATTGATCCCAACCCGTTAATTCAACCGAATTTACTCgtaaaaatttcaatatttagGTGAATATTTAACGGATCATGTTGATAACGATTGAACCCGTTAACAAACTCGTTAGCTCATGGTTGGTTTTAAGTTAAACAGTAAAGAACGTTAGCAACTCGTTAGTTAAAGGTTGGTATTGAGTTTAAATTAAggttatatattataatattttcttattaggaataaaatgtgattttctttTGTACGTGTATATGACAAACATATGTAATTACATACAATTTTATTTTGTCTCGTCCATTAAAAAATCACCTGTAGATGGAATAATCAAATTCTGTGTTGTTCCAAGGATGGGCTTCCTTGCCCTCCGTAAGTGGTTTttggtgtgggtgtgtgttgggtTGACGTCTGGCCTTTGTGGTACCGTCTTTGTACTGTTGTTCTCCCTCACATGACCCCTTTGTctgttttgttgtgcttgtcccTCTTGTGGGCTTTTTTTGTTCCGTTAACTTTTGCCCTGGTTATGATCTTATctagtttttcaaaaaaattagtCTTTAGTTTTCTCACTGCATCTAGAAATACCgtcaatttttttggtttttgttttcaaattaagGAGAATAACATTTAAAAATGTTACCCATCATGTTAGGGTGTTGGGCGGGCCCACAAAGGCAAGAAAACGTTGAGTATTTTCTTTGATGTACCTGAAAAAAAAGTCTATTGTGTTCAGATTCCACTTAACAATATGGTCGATACTCTAAAAGTGGGATATATCGACTACATCGTTCATTTCATTATAACACGTGAAATAATACATCACGTGACTTGTGTTCTCAATAGTTATAAAAGTTTATCGTAAAGGTCCAGAATAGAGAGAGAAGCAATACACCCCGTTCTTAAATTTCACCAACTGGTTTCAGACTTGGTATGCACAAAAAAGATACTTAAAACACAATTCAGTAGATTTTGCAACCACCcccccaaaaacaaaatgagaGCAAAAAACCAACTAGCCAGGACCATTTAGGCTTACTTTGTCAGGTGGCCTTACAGCAGAAGCCTATGCATCTACAGTGCAATTCTTACATCAAAAGCTAGCAGCTTGCATCGAGCAGCCCCAAACGGGAAAAATAGGTTGGGTCCGAATGGTTCATGTGCCGAATTTGAAGTCTCTTAATGGTACAATGTTATCATACAGCTGCAAAAATCTTACCATTTTTAACAGATGATCGACACCATGACAAACAAAACTGTAATACCTTAAGTAAGAGACTCAAATCAGTCCATTTTTGTGGAATGAAGATCCCGAAGGAGCAATCAGGCCAAGCTGTTGCATCACTCTCAATCTCCGGGCACTCACTTCTTTGGACTTTGATACCACTTCTGCCCCACTTTGCTTGGAAGCTTTTCCATTTGTGTTTTCAACCCTTAGTGCAAGTAGAGTCTTCTGCTCCACCTTACTTTGTGGTATAACGGCATTCCGCTTTCTTGGAGAAACCCTTACCTAACAGAAGATTTACATGAATAATGCCAAAGAATATGAAACTGCAACCCGTGAAGATAAATATGTAACCATACACCAGCTAAAGAAACTCACAGAAATTTCCGTTCTCTGAGCATCAGCATTCTGCAACCAAGTACCCGTATGTGATATCAAGGAAATAGAATTTTACAAAATAAGGACCGTTGAGAATCAGAACTTACCAAGTTTGAAGAATCTGTTTGCGGATTTTCCCTTGCGTGATTACGACTGGACTTACGCCTAGAAAGATCAACTGCTCCATTTTCTGCCCGATAATATAAACATTTTGACCAGTATAAGAGTCTCAGTTTGTGAGAAACAATAGAGACCTTTCCATTTAGGTCATTCTGAACATAATGATTTCATCAAAATAAGATAGTAAATTGTGACAATGACCATGATAGATAAAGACTTCAGCTCAGTTGTGACCTCTACTCACAGACAAACAGGGGTACATTGGTGGCCATGGAAAGCCATGAGAACGAAACACCAAAAAGAGTATCACACTTTCATAACAATTTAGGTTCTAACATAAGTTCCGCTCCCAGGAGCGGAAGATCGCTTATTCTGATGAGTTCTTGCCAGTTTCTTAAATTGCCATGAATTTAATAACTTTTATAAGGTTTGCATGGGTACCTAAAGCATTATTGGTTATATTAGGGTTTCAAAAACCATACAAAACGTTCACACTTAGAGTGGATTCCCATTGTTTCTAGAAATATCAATATGTTTAGCGTAGGCTGGCGTTACTCCTGGAATCTTCTCAGCCCATTTCACAAACTCATTCCCTTACATGGGCACAAACAAGTCTCCCATGAGCAAAGGCGCATACTGATGTTCTCTTGAAATGCAAGTTGAGTCACTCTAATAATTCTCAAGTGAGGGATCATCTAGTATTTCCATGGTGAATGGTGGCTCAATCAATCAACCAATGCTTCCACATATACCTCGTATTTCCCCTTTTAGTTCAATTCCTCAATCCTCTCATTTACTTCTCGAAACCTTAAATTCTTAAATAATCATGTGTTTACAATTCTGATGGTCCCTTCCACATAGTGCTTTAAAATATGTTGAAATCTTTCCCTTCTAATTTGTTCGTTGAGATGATTTCTATTACACCATTCAGCTGTAAATTCCGAAATTAAATCCTCTCAACTTGGATACAGGGATTTTGAGTTggctaacctttagacttggaTCCTTGCTTCTTTGATCTGTCGGATTTTGAGCTAGAAACCTGCAGCCATATTAGATGACGTACGAGAAACCATCAACTTCAACCACAAGATTTCATTCCTGCCTAAAGGAGCAATTATCAAAGAAAGAATAGTTACCTGCTCCAGAGCTTTTAGGAGTATTTCCCTATAACAACCGTTGTTCTGCTTGAGTATCTGAAAGTTCAGCAATTCGGTCAATATGATCAGGCATGGGGCATGTCTACTATAATCGGGTGGAAATTAGTATTCAAATTTCGAATGCTTAGGCAGAATTCAAGGAGATTCACCAGTgcattcaaaacataccatGTCGAAATCAGAATGACATTTTACCGGGTCCACATACAAGCTGCAAGAAAATATGCTCAGAAGTTCTATACAATCACAAGACAAATGAGGACAAAACACCTGATCGTGGAAGACTTACTACTTGTAGCTTCCATAGAGC includes:
- the LOC126631965 gene encoding beta carbonic anhydrase 5, chloroplastic-like isoform X2, producing MLKAGREMVWPIPSKFARWMIPALVCRDSFGCCSLFSGLTNSSLAQIHRKSSFPNKTNSAQVEGIPVEFPPSIKNNPVLRPEASNDSEDLARECTKFKVENVSKAKDGMDSFVAMKERFLSFKKHKFLKESEHFQTLAQVQAPKFMVIACADSRVCPSNILGFQPGEAFMVRNVANLVPPFEYGTSETNAALEFAVNTLQVENILVIGHSSCAGIQTLLRMQDDGDSSFTQSWVNNAKIAKLRTKSIAQHLSFEQQCRHCEKESINRSLLNLRTYPWIENKAKKELICLHGGYYNFSSCTFEKWSLDINGSSSFVGGRYLIKDEALWR
- the LOC126631969 gene encoding uncharacterized protein LOC126631969, which translates into the protein MECDHISTGKHNVKLEDGEVVAANQSEGEVKLADLIWVRISGGSWWPAQVVDDNNVSSKNKPSKRSAEKVLVRLYGSYKYLYVDPVKCHSDFDMILKQNNGCYREILLKALEQVSSSKSDRSKKQGSKSKENGAVDLSRRKSSRNHARENPQTDSSNLNADAQRTEISVRVSPRKRNAVIPQSKVEQKTLLALRVENTNGKASKQSGAEVVSKSKEVSARRLRVMQQLGLIAPSGSSFHKNGLI
- the LOC126631965 gene encoding beta carbonic anhydrase 5, chloroplastic-like isoform X1; this translates as MLKAGREMVWPIPSKFARWMIPALVCRDSFGCCSLFSGLTNSSLAQIHRKSSFPNKTNSAQVEGIPVEFPPSIKNNPVLRPEASNDSEDLARECTKFKVENVSKAKDGMDSFVAMKERFLSFKKHKFLKESEHFQTLAQVQAPKFMVIACADSRVCPSNILGFQPGEAFMVRNVANLVPPFEYGTSETNAALEFAVNTLQVENILVIGHSSCAGIQTLLRMQDDGDSSSFTQSWVNNAKIAKLRTKSIAQHLSFEQQCRHCEKESINRSLLNLRTYPWIENKAKKELICLHGGYYNFSSCTFEKWSLDINGSSSFVGGRYLIKDEALWR